From Polyangium spumosum, a single genomic window includes:
- a CDS encoding chloride channel protein: MARRTELRKPRIDHARRTSMGDLFKRLDHEQRALHDSWDDVVRVLFVVSMMSAAVWSLCSALRFVVHAGSDWLVHHVAGAPSPWAWAVLLGVLVVGGLARGALLRRPGWDETAGDGMDVALANYHSTYDHAGDDPRPRFERPAFGLALRKAAATALTLATGGSGGLEAPVVVIGEAVGAGWARVFRVRSEHELRTYQLAGIAAAVTTLLGAPFAGALFAIEFCYGDRIIYRKFAYALLAGLVAYTLNQRFIGLEPIFSAPPHARSHTLAEYGITALVAITVSAPVALAFGRLMAKTADLVGKVSLVFRGAVGALGTGLVALLLSVAAGIPAHHVLGMGEHTLAELLRPGATFPIHVLLLAAMGKMITTGLTIRSGGSAGMLIPSMFLGGVSGALMGEVLRRTGVLPELDLALLVVVGIASALVAVIGVPLAAIALVLEVFGAAYGPPALLSCGVTYVLTLRIRVYGNQRMSPDPDADETGFADAGEAADAGAAAGMEGRPEGEP; this comes from the coding sequence TTGGCACGCCGCACCGAGCTCCGCAAGCCGCGGATCGATCACGCGCGCCGCACATCCATGGGAGACCTCTTCAAGCGACTCGATCACGAGCAGCGGGCTCTGCACGACTCCTGGGACGACGTCGTGCGTGTCCTCTTCGTCGTGTCCATGATGTCCGCCGCCGTCTGGTCGCTCTGCTCGGCCCTCCGCTTCGTCGTCCACGCCGGCTCCGACTGGCTCGTGCATCACGTCGCCGGCGCGCCTTCGCCCTGGGCCTGGGCTGTCCTCCTCGGCGTGCTCGTCGTGGGCGGGCTCGCGCGTGGCGCGCTCCTTCGCCGCCCCGGCTGGGACGAGACCGCCGGGGACGGCATGGACGTCGCCCTCGCCAACTACCACTCCACCTACGATCACGCGGGGGACGACCCTCGACCGCGCTTCGAACGCCCTGCCTTTGGCCTCGCCCTCCGCAAGGCCGCCGCCACCGCCCTCACGCTCGCCACGGGGGGCTCGGGTGGCCTCGAGGCGCCCGTCGTCGTCATCGGCGAGGCCGTCGGCGCCGGCTGGGCCCGTGTCTTCCGTGTCCGCTCCGAGCACGAGCTCCGCACCTACCAGCTCGCCGGCATCGCCGCCGCCGTCACCACGCTGCTCGGCGCCCCCTTCGCGGGCGCCCTCTTCGCGATCGAGTTCTGCTACGGCGATCGCATCATCTACCGCAAGTTCGCGTACGCCCTGCTCGCCGGCCTCGTCGCGTACACCTTGAACCAGCGCTTCATCGGCCTCGAGCCCATCTTCTCCGCGCCGCCCCACGCCCGCAGCCACACCCTCGCCGAGTACGGCATCACCGCGCTCGTCGCCATCACCGTCAGCGCCCCCGTCGCGCTCGCCTTTGGCCGCCTCATGGCCAAGACCGCCGACCTCGTCGGCAAGGTGAGCCTCGTCTTTCGTGGCGCCGTCGGCGCCCTCGGCACCGGCCTCGTCGCGCTCCTCCTCTCCGTCGCCGCGGGCATCCCGGCGCACCACGTCCTCGGCATGGGCGAACACACCCTCGCCGAGCTCCTGCGCCCCGGCGCGACGTTCCCCATCCACGTCCTCCTCCTCGCGGCGATGGGCAAGATGATCACCACCGGGCTCACCATCCGCTCGGGTGGCTCCGCGGGCATGCTCATCCCCTCCATGTTCCTCGGCGGCGTCTCCGGCGCGCTCATGGGCGAGGTCCTCCGCCGCACCGGCGTCTTGCCCGAGCTCGACCTCGCCTTGCTCGTCGTCGTCGGCATCGCCTCTGCGCTCGTCGCGGTCATCGGCGTCCCGCTCGCCGCGATCGCGCTCGTCCTCGAGGTCTTCGGCGCGGCGTATGGCCCGCCCGCGCTCCTCTCGTGTGGCGTCACGTACGTGCTCACGCTGCGCATCCGCGTCTACGGCAACCAGCGCATGTCGCCGGATCCGGACGCGGACGAGACGGGCTTCGCGGACGCCGGCGAGGCAGCGGACGCCGGCGCCGCGGCGGGGATGGAGGGCAGACCGGAAGGTGAGCCCTAG
- a CDS encoding mechanosensitive ion channel family protein: MQEFGARLLQTLRGDSYFGLAIGEWVLLLVAPGLGFVVSSILLRLLARIAKTTEADWDNLLVERIRAPARLVGAVLFERGALAALDLGAQTEEGIARVLSSLLVIGAAWSAERALYVGTSVMAERYEAQAGDPAAARAARTRLLMLRRVLSVLLMLVAASLVLLQFEIVRQVGVSLLASAGIAGVMLGFAAQKSIATLLAGLQISIAQPVRIGDVVIIEGEWGTIEEITLTFVVVRIWDQRRLVLPIGQLLEKPFQNWTRGSPELMGTIFFHADYTVPIEVLREEVKRVCEEDPDWDGRVAGLLVTDAQATTLQLRALVSAANADKLWDLRCRVRERLVKRLQELEGGRYLPRMRIEGDFGEAAARLEKAGERGTRGEPKSLPPPPLTAPNT; encoded by the coding sequence ATGCAGGAATTCGGGGCGCGATTGCTCCAGACGTTGCGCGGAGATTCGTATTTCGGGCTCGCCATCGGGGAGTGGGTGCTCCTGCTCGTGGCGCCGGGGTTGGGCTTCGTCGTGAGCTCGATCTTGCTCCGGTTGCTCGCGCGGATCGCGAAGACCACGGAGGCCGACTGGGACAACCTGCTCGTGGAGCGGATACGCGCGCCGGCGCGCCTCGTGGGCGCGGTGCTGTTCGAGCGGGGGGCGCTGGCGGCGCTGGATCTGGGGGCGCAGACGGAGGAGGGGATCGCGCGGGTCCTGAGCTCGCTCCTGGTGATCGGCGCGGCGTGGTCCGCGGAGCGCGCGCTCTACGTGGGCACGAGCGTCATGGCGGAGCGGTACGAGGCGCAAGCGGGTGATCCGGCGGCGGCGCGCGCGGCGCGGACGCGTCTGCTGATGCTCCGGCGTGTGCTGAGCGTGCTGCTGATGCTGGTGGCCGCGTCGCTCGTGCTCTTGCAGTTCGAGATCGTGCGGCAGGTGGGCGTGTCGCTGCTCGCGTCGGCGGGCATCGCCGGCGTGATGCTGGGGTTCGCGGCGCAGAAGTCGATCGCGACCCTGCTCGCGGGGCTGCAGATCTCGATCGCGCAGCCGGTGCGGATCGGGGACGTGGTGATCATCGAGGGCGAGTGGGGCACGATCGAGGAGATCACGTTGACGTTCGTGGTGGTGCGGATCTGGGATCAACGGCGGCTGGTGCTGCCGATCGGTCAGCTCCTGGAGAAGCCGTTCCAGAACTGGACACGAGGATCACCGGAGCTCATGGGGACGATCTTCTTCCACGCGGACTACACGGTGCCGATCGAGGTGCTGCGCGAGGAGGTGAAGCGGGTGTGCGAGGAGGATCCGGACTGGGACGGGCGGGTCGCCGGGCTCCTGGTGACGGACGCGCAGGCGACGACGTTGCAGCTCCGGGCGCTGGTGTCCGCGGCGAACGCGGACAAGCTCTGGGATCTGCGGTGCCGGGTGCGCGAGCGGCTGGTGAAGCGGCTGCAGGAGCTCGAAGGAGGGCGGTATCTGCCGCGGATGCGGATCGAGGGCGACTTCGGCGAGGCGGCCGCGCGCCTGGAGAAGGCGGGCGAACGAGGGACACGCGGCGAGCCGAAGTCGCTGCCGCCGCCGCCGCTCACCGCACCGAATACGTGA
- a CDS encoding M18 family aminopeptidase, with protein sequence MTTTDTVQQASESDLRAQGLAAARDLCAFLDHSPSPYHAAEEAARRLAAHGFSALSEHDAWQLSPGDRRYFMRAGSIVAFVVGDEHPAIAGFRLLGAHTDSPNLRVKPNADLSRSGYQELGVEVYGGVLLSTWLDRDLSLAGRVFCQRKGERPAARLLDLGRAVARVPNLAIHLNRGVNKDGLVLNEQKHMIPVVGLGAAPDVRALIARELDERPDAILGYDLCLYDTAKAAIAGLGQEFVLSARLDNLASCHAGTAALVAESGRGASTRMLVLYDHEECGSRSAAGAAGTVVKDTIARILEAYPRSEPQGLQRALARSFLVSADMSHALHPNYADQHEPQHQPMLNKGLVIKSNANQSYATDGGTAAIFEELCRDVGYPAQRFVVRTDLPCGSTIGPITAAALGIATVDVGAPMLSMHSCREMCGTLDVYWSVETYRRFLRG encoded by the coding sequence ATGACCACGACCGACACCGTCCAGCAAGCCAGCGAGAGCGACCTCCGCGCCCAGGGCCTCGCCGCGGCCCGCGATCTCTGCGCGTTCCTCGACCATTCTCCGAGCCCGTACCACGCCGCCGAAGAGGCCGCGCGGCGGCTCGCCGCGCACGGCTTCTCCGCGCTCTCCGAGCACGACGCCTGGCAGCTCTCGCCCGGCGATCGCCGCTATTTCATGCGCGCCGGCTCGATCGTCGCCTTCGTCGTCGGCGACGAGCACCCCGCGATCGCGGGCTTCCGCCTCCTCGGCGCGCATACCGACTCGCCCAACCTGCGCGTCAAGCCCAACGCCGACCTCTCGCGCTCCGGCTACCAGGAGCTCGGCGTCGAGGTCTACGGCGGCGTGTTGCTCTCGACCTGGCTCGACCGCGACCTCTCCCTCGCCGGCCGCGTCTTCTGCCAGCGCAAGGGCGAGCGGCCCGCCGCGCGCCTGCTCGACCTCGGCCGCGCCGTCGCCCGCGTGCCGAACCTCGCGATTCACCTCAATCGCGGCGTCAACAAGGATGGGCTCGTCCTCAACGAGCAGAAGCACATGATCCCGGTCGTCGGCCTCGGCGCGGCCCCCGACGTGCGCGCCCTGATCGCCCGTGAGCTCGACGAGCGGCCCGACGCGATCCTGGGCTACGACCTCTGCCTCTACGACACGGCCAAGGCCGCGATCGCCGGCCTCGGGCAGGAGTTCGTCCTCTCGGCGCGCCTCGACAACCTCGCGAGTTGCCATGCGGGCACGGCCGCGCTCGTCGCCGAGTCGGGCCGCGGCGCCTCGACCCGTATGCTCGTCCTCTACGACCACGAGGAGTGCGGCAGCCGCAGCGCCGCGGGCGCCGCCGGCACGGTCGTCAAGGACACGATCGCGCGGATCCTGGAGGCGTATCCGAGGAGCGAGCCGCAGGGCTTGCAGCGGGCGCTCGCGCGCTCGTTCCTCGTCAGCGCGGACATGTCGCACGCGCTGCACCCCAATTACGCCGACCAGCACGAGCCGCAGCACCAGCCCATGCTGAACAAGGGCCTCGTCATCAAATCGAACGCCAATCAGTCGTACGCGACGGACGGCGGCACGGCGGCGATCTTCGAGGAGCTCTGCCGCGACGTCGGTTATCCCGCGCAGAGGTTCGTGGTCCGCACGGACCTGCCTTGCGGCAGCACGATCGGCCCGATCACGGCCGCCGCGCTGGGGATCGCCACGGTCGACGTCGGCGCCCCGATGCTCAGCATGCACTCGTGCCGCGAGATGTGCGGGACCCTCGACGTGTACTGGTCCGTGGAGACGTATCGGCGGTTTTTGCGGGGGTAG
- a CDS encoding type II toxin-antitoxin system RelE/ParE family toxin: MKRWFFHPAARKELRVAIAFYEVRREGLGEEFLDEVEATIRRICDMPATWPKLSEHVRRAQTRRFPYGILYRELRQRIEIIAVLHLHRHPDTWMGR; encoded by the coding sequence GTGAAGCGATGGTTCTTCCACCCCGCGGCTCGCAAGGAGCTGCGGGTGGCGATCGCGTTTTACGAGGTGCGTCGCGAGGGCCTCGGTGAGGAGTTCCTCGACGAAGTCGAGGCGACCATCCGTCGCATCTGCGACATGCCCGCGACCTGGCCCAAGCTCTCCGAGCACGTGCGACGGGCCCAGACGCGACGGTTCCCTTACGGCATCCTTTACCGCGAGCTCCGCCAGCGGATCGAGATCATCGCGGTGTTGCACCTCCACCGTCACCCGGACACCTGGATGGGCCGCTGA
- a CDS encoding Uma2 family endonuclease: MGDPARKIKPPVKPATLEDLLAIPAEERRHEIIDGELVPKEASSPRHGLGQVSMSGQLWSVFGGPPGRRGPGGWWILSEVEVLFAPDQLYRPDISGWRRERLPRLPDTWPMTLRPDWVCEILSPSNTTNDTVKKRRTYHRYQVPHYWILDPMRGELTVYRWADGGYLVVAEATRGERIRAEPFDAVELDVDELLGYGEEAEEETPPAGEPEP; this comes from the coding sequence ATGGGCGACCCCGCGCGAAAGATCAAGCCGCCTGTCAAGCCTGCGACGCTGGAGGATCTGCTGGCGATCCCCGCGGAGGAGCGCCGTCACGAGATCATCGACGGCGAGCTCGTCCCGAAGGAAGCGTCGAGCCCGCGGCATGGCCTGGGCCAAGTCAGCATGAGCGGACAGCTCTGGAGCGTCTTCGGAGGTCCACCAGGGCGCCGGGGCCCGGGCGGCTGGTGGATCCTCTCGGAGGTCGAAGTCCTCTTCGCCCCGGATCAGCTCTACCGCCCCGACATCTCCGGCTGGCGTCGTGAACGGTTGCCCCGGCTGCCCGACACCTGGCCCATGACGTTGCGCCCCGACTGGGTCTGCGAGATCCTCTCCCCGAGCAACACCACGAACGACACGGTCAAGAAGCGCCGCACCTACCACCGTTATCAGGTCCCCCATTACTGGATCCTCGATCCGATGCGCGGCGAGCTCACGGTCTACCGCTGGGCGGACGGCGGGTATCTGGTCGTCGCCGAGGCCACGCGCGGCGAGCGTATCCGCGCCGAACCTTTCGACGCCGTCGAGCTCGATGTGGATGAATTGCTCGGGTACGGGGAGGAAGCCGAAGAGGAGACGCCGCCCGCGGGCGAGCCCGAGCCCTGA
- a CDS encoding addiction module protein: MPPELQRLADEILSLPAPARAELVRCILVSLSRSESETIKQTWAKIAEERCRQIDAGEVELLDGEDVLRELRAHVR; the protein is encoded by the coding sequence ATGCCGCCCGAACTGCAACGGCTCGCTGACGAGATCCTCTCCTTGCCCGCCCCCGCGAGGGCCGAGCTCGTGCGTTGCATCCTCGTGAGCCTGAGCCGCTCCGAGAGTGAAACGATCAAGCAGACCTGGGCGAAGATAGCGGAGGAGCGCTGTCGTCAGATCGACGCGGGCGAGGTCGAGCTCCTCGATGGTGAGGACGTCCTCCGCGAGCTCCGCGCGCACGTCCGGTGA
- a CDS encoding alpha/beta fold hydrolase, with amino-acid sequence MNIRASYLGRFALVASALLLPVGCVAEMEEGEGVLEVDDEVVAEAEQSLTPGDPSDDTTLSSTCSWTITCGGVTGKMRWGKDGASCWSNAPSNMPLVMILHGNEYGYDEYGYLQAHLARNGFVSASIDVVAPAPDGKYSPDATTHTQTAQAAIDYLRSTCFQDDFVDNFTVANPVDKQHFGVVGHSRGGETARYVASLLASASDFDVRAVVAMAPTRHTSQDIWGTQAEGYLLLHGSSDQDVGVLPGFGAHDQAGHNDWSTPTGFDLFRSMKFFAGGTHGSFSDAGTSAAQRNTTQGYVHAYLRAHLKSDWGYYEDYIRGDAVPGTYANSVFSQYSDPTARRVIDNAERASLSPSTIADTVTTSGIGSITLEDGSLTLGTPHDTKLLVISPNGSNAFVRWAIPSGKRDETSFKYLSFRLGQLSGATGTDIQIGLTNSGVKTWVSLSDYAAIPQPRSMCVHGLAGATCADIRTLAHMQTFRIPLWDFPAVNDVTSVEIKFNGTTGNDRSFLLDSVEFSEFVIIQ; translated from the coding sequence ATGAACATTCGTGCTTCTTACCTTGGCAGGTTCGCTCTTGTCGCATCCGCGCTCCTCTTGCCCGTGGGCTGCGTGGCCGAAATGGAGGAAGGCGAGGGCGTGCTGGAGGTCGACGACGAGGTCGTCGCGGAGGCGGAGCAATCGCTGACGCCGGGGGATCCTTCGGACGACACCACGCTCTCGAGCACCTGCTCCTGGACCATCACCTGCGGCGGCGTGACGGGGAAGATGCGCTGGGGCAAGGACGGCGCGAGCTGCTGGTCCAATGCGCCGTCGAACATGCCGCTCGTGATGATCCTGCACGGCAATGAATACGGATACGACGAGTACGGGTACCTCCAGGCGCACCTCGCGCGGAATGGCTTCGTGAGCGCGAGCATCGACGTGGTGGCGCCGGCGCCGGATGGCAAGTACAGCCCCGACGCGACGACACACACGCAGACGGCGCAGGCCGCGATCGATTACCTGCGCAGCACCTGCTTCCAGGACGACTTCGTCGACAACTTCACCGTGGCGAACCCCGTGGACAAGCAGCACTTCGGCGTCGTCGGCCATAGCCGCGGCGGGGAGACCGCACGTTACGTCGCCTCGCTCCTCGCGAGCGCGAGCGATTTCGACGTCCGCGCGGTCGTGGCGATGGCCCCGACGCGCCACACCTCGCAGGACATCTGGGGCACGCAGGCCGAGGGGTATCTCCTGCTGCACGGATCGAGTGATCAGGACGTCGGCGTCCTCCCCGGCTTCGGCGCCCACGACCAGGCAGGGCACAACGACTGGAGCACGCCCACCGGGTTCGACCTCTTCCGGAGCATGAAGTTCTTCGCGGGCGGCACGCACGGCAGTTTTTCGGACGCCGGGACCAGCGCGGCGCAACGCAATACGACGCAGGGCTACGTGCACGCCTATCTGCGCGCGCACCTGAAATCGGATTGGGGTTATTACGAGGACTACATCCGCGGCGACGCCGTGCCCGGCACCTACGCGAACAGCGTGTTCAGCCAGTACAGCGACCCCACCGCCCGCCGCGTCATCGACAACGCGGAGCGCGCCAGCCTCTCGCCGAGCACCATCGCAGATACGGTGACCACGTCCGGCATCGGATCGATCACGCTGGAGGATGGAAGCCTCACGCTCGGCACGCCGCACGACACGAAGCTGCTCGTCATCTCCCCGAACGGCTCGAACGCCTTCGTCCGCTGGGCGATCCCGTCGGGCAAGCGCGACGAGACGAGCTTCAAGTACCTGAGCTTCCGGCTCGGGCAGCTCTCGGGCGCGACGGGGACCGACATCCAGATCGGCCTGACCAACAGCGGGGTCAAGACGTGGGTGAGCCTGAGCGATTACGCCGCGATCCCTCAGCCGCGCTCCATGTGCGTCCACGGGCTCGCCGGGGCCACCTGCGCGGACATCCGGACCCTCGCCCACATGCAGACGTTCCGCATCCCGCTCTGGGACTTCCCCGCGGTCAACGACGTGACGTCCGTGGAGATCAAGTTCAACGGCACGACCGGCAATGACCGCTCGTTCCTCCTCGACAGCGTGGAGTTCTCCGAGTTCGTCATCATTCAATGA
- a CDS encoding GNAT family N-acetyltransferase produces MFELRVHPTIRDVPEAAWDALGGVSEAPFLRWAFFDVLERTGCVEPRSGWLPHYLTLHEGERMVAAVPAFLKGNSEGEFVFDHAWAGAAHRAGIEYFPKLVVAVPFTPATAPRVLVAEGAEFARVAAAVAEGLRQLVARMEISSAHVLFPTDEQAEALAGFGLAERYGLQFHWKNAGYVTYDDYLARFSSKRRNQWRRERREMAAQGIEITTLRGREITPELVDAMFGYYTATVDKFTWGRRYLNRAFFEEIVPALGDGVEVVLAREGKRPIAGAFNFAGKDALYGRYWGASEERPFLHFNVCFYHSIEQCILRKIGRFEPGAGGEHKMSRGFEPTITRSVHHVADPRLDAAIRDYLARERVALAREAANPEVAFR; encoded by the coding sequence GTGTTCGAACTCCGCGTCCATCCGACCATCCGTGACGTACCCGAGGCGGCTTGGGATGCCCTTGGCGGCGTCTCCGAGGCTCCCTTCTTGCGCTGGGCGTTTTTTGACGTCCTCGAGCGGACGGGGTGCGTCGAACCTCGCTCGGGCTGGCTCCCCCACTACCTCACGCTGCATGAGGGCGAGCGGATGGTGGCGGCGGTGCCGGCTTTCCTCAAGGGGAACAGCGAGGGGGAGTTCGTCTTTGATCATGCCTGGGCGGGCGCGGCGCATCGGGCGGGGATCGAGTATTTTCCCAAGCTCGTCGTCGCGGTCCCGTTCACGCCTGCGACGGCGCCGCGGGTCCTCGTGGCCGAGGGGGCGGAGTTCGCGCGGGTCGCGGCGGCTGTGGCCGAGGGGCTGCGGCAGCTCGTGGCGCGGATGGAGATCTCCAGCGCGCATGTCCTCTTTCCGACCGACGAGCAGGCCGAGGCGCTCGCGGGGTTCGGGCTCGCCGAGCGGTATGGGCTGCAATTTCACTGGAAAAACGCCGGGTATGTCACGTATGACGATTACCTCGCGCGGTTCTCGTCGAAGCGGCGCAATCAGTGGCGGCGCGAGCGGCGCGAGATGGCCGCGCAGGGGATCGAGATCACCACGCTGCGGGGGCGCGAGATCACGCCCGAGCTCGTGGACGCGATGTTCGGGTATTACACGGCCACGGTCGACAAGTTCACCTGGGGGCGCCGGTACTTGAATCGCGCGTTTTTCGAGGAGATCGTGCCGGCGCTCGGGGACGGGGTCGAGGTCGTGCTCGCTCGGGAGGGCAAGAGGCCCATCGCCGGGGCGTTCAACTTCGCCGGGAAGGACGCGCTTTACGGGAGGTACTGGGGCGCCTCCGAGGAGCGGCCTTTCCTCCATTTCAATGTTTGCTTCTATCACTCGATCGAGCAATGCATTCTGCGGAAGATCGGGCGGTTCGAGCCGGGCGCGGGGGGAGAACACAAGATGAGCCGGGGGTTCGAACCCACGATCACGCGCAGCGTGCACCACGTCGCCGATCCCAGGCTCGACGCCGCGATCCGGGATTACCTCGCCCGGGAGCGGGTGGCCCTCGCCAGAGAGGCGGCGAATCCAGAGGTGGCGTTCCGGTAG
- a CDS encoding OPT family oligopeptide transporter — protein MSEGEIGTPAEEPRPAALAEGEGPLFQRAPRTAEEIEHGKPLEIAPEAVGEMDEDTWYAKAYRGDRAAQLTPRAVGMGAALGFLLAFTNLYVGLKTGWHLGVAITACILSFSIWGALQRAGIAKSPMTILENNCMQSTASSAGYSTGGTMVSAIPALLMLSVSPSNPKGTHMPWPVLAAWTVALALLGTVIAIPMKRNMINQERLRFPSGTAAAVTLQSLYSQGTSALEKGRALMASAAVAGMIPLLKDLNIIKSVDAAGVVTRAALLPGASAIFDWLPKITAGGKAYALSAFNIKLDHGVALVAAGALVGLRATISMVVGGLVLAIVVTPIAMEAQWTNQLGQVVTAAAKPQTAWKDIGLWIGAPMLVASGLLSFVMQWRTIVRAFQSFGKVAGDAGTSKAGVEVPMRWFAIGGSVATVGVVGIAWKFFGVPLHLGLLAVGLTFVLSLVACRATGETDITPTGAMGKIMQLIYGVLIPQSATANLMTAGITAGSASASADLLNDLKSGYLLGANPRRQFVAQMMGILPGTIATVVGFYMLIPTAEALTGDNPAFPAPAAQQWKAVAEVFILGIDNLHPMARTCIAVGLVVGAALVALEKLLPKYKKYLPSPTGIGLGFILPFYYPLAMFLGALLAYAGGKMNKKAEEMVVPIASGLIAGESIIGVIVATLNNFVLV, from the coding sequence ATGAGCGAAGGCGAGATCGGGACGCCCGCAGAGGAGCCGCGCCCCGCGGCGTTGGCCGAAGGTGAGGGGCCGCTCTTTCAGCGAGCGCCGAGGACGGCGGAGGAGATCGAGCACGGAAAGCCGCTCGAGATCGCGCCGGAGGCGGTCGGCGAGATGGACGAGGACACCTGGTATGCCAAGGCGTACCGGGGCGACAGGGCCGCGCAGCTCACGCCTCGCGCCGTCGGCATGGGCGCGGCGCTCGGGTTCTTGCTCGCGTTCACGAACCTCTATGTCGGCCTGAAGACGGGCTGGCACCTCGGCGTCGCGATCACCGCGTGCATCCTGTCCTTCTCGATCTGGGGCGCCCTGCAGCGCGCCGGGATCGCGAAGTCGCCGATGACGATCCTCGAGAACAACTGCATGCAGTCGACCGCGTCGTCCGCGGGGTACTCGACGGGCGGCACGATGGTCTCGGCGATCCCGGCCCTGCTCATGCTGAGCGTCTCGCCGAGCAACCCGAAGGGCACGCACATGCCCTGGCCGGTGCTCGCGGCCTGGACGGTGGCGCTCGCGTTGCTCGGGACGGTGATCGCCATCCCGATGAAGCGGAACATGATCAACCAGGAGCGGCTGCGCTTCCCGTCGGGGACCGCGGCGGCCGTGACCCTGCAGAGCCTCTACAGCCAGGGCACGAGCGCGCTCGAGAAGGGCCGCGCGCTGATGGCGTCGGCGGCCGTGGCGGGGATGATCCCGCTGCTCAAGGACCTGAACATCATCAAGTCGGTGGACGCGGCGGGCGTGGTGACACGGGCGGCGCTCTTGCCGGGGGCGTCGGCGATCTTCGACTGGCTGCCCAAGATCACGGCGGGGGGCAAGGCGTACGCGCTCTCCGCGTTCAACATCAAGCTGGATCACGGCGTGGCGCTGGTCGCGGCAGGCGCGCTCGTGGGGCTGCGGGCGACGATCTCGATGGTGGTGGGCGGGCTCGTGCTCGCGATCGTCGTGACGCCGATCGCGATGGAAGCGCAGTGGACGAACCAGCTCGGGCAGGTGGTGACGGCGGCGGCGAAGCCGCAGACGGCCTGGAAGGACATCGGGCTCTGGATCGGCGCGCCGATGCTGGTGGCGTCGGGGCTGCTGTCGTTCGTGATGCAGTGGAGGACGATCGTCCGGGCGTTCCAGAGCTTCGGGAAGGTCGCGGGGGACGCGGGGACGTCGAAGGCCGGGGTCGAGGTGCCGATGCGCTGGTTCGCCATCGGCGGGAGCGTCGCGACCGTGGGCGTCGTGGGGATCGCGTGGAAGTTCTTCGGGGTGCCGCTGCACCTCGGGCTGCTCGCGGTGGGGCTGACGTTCGTGCTCTCGCTCGTGGCGTGCCGCGCGACGGGCGAGACGGACATCACGCCGACGGGCGCGATGGGCAAGATCATGCAGCTCATCTACGGCGTGCTGATCCCGCAGAGCGCGACGGCGAACCTGATGACGGCCGGGATCACGGCGGGCTCGGCGAGCGCGAGCGCGGATCTCTTGAACGATCTGAAGTCGGGCTACCTGCTCGGGGCGAACCCGCGGCGGCAGTTCGTCGCGCAGATGATGGGGATCCTGCCGGGGACGATCGCGACGGTGGTGGGCTTCTACATGCTGATCCCGACGGCGGAGGCGCTGACGGGGGACAACCCCGCGTTCCCGGCGCCGGCGGCGCAGCAGTGGAAGGCGGTCGCCGAGGTCTTCATCCTGGGCATCGACAACCTGCACCCGATGGCGCGGACGTGTATCGCGGTGGGGCTCGTGGTGGGCGCGGCGCTGGTCGCGCTGGAGAAGCTGCTCCCGAAGTACAAGAAGTACCTGCCGTCGCCGACGGGGATCGGGCTCGGGTTCATCCTGCCGTTTTATTACCCGCTGGCGATGTTCCTCGGCGCGCTGCTCGCGTACGCCGGGGGCAAGATGAACAAGAAGGCCGAGGAGATGGTCGTGCCGATCGCGTCGGGCCTCATCGCAGGCGAGAGCATCATCGGCGTGATCGTGGCGACGCTGAACAATTTCGTGCTCGTCTAG